Sequence from the Pontibacter pudoricolor genome:
TGCTATCGGTGAGTTCTTCCGTGATACTGGTCGTCCTGCACTGGTTGTTTATGATGACCTTTCTAAACAGGCAGTTGCTTACCGTGAAGTGTCTCTGCTTCTAAGAAGACCTCCGGGGCGTGAAGCTTATCCAGGTGACGTATTCTATCTGCACTCTCGTTTATTAGAGCGTGCTGCTAAGATCAACGCTTCTGATGAGATCGCAAGCAACATGAACGACTTACCAGAGTCAATCCGTCATATGGTGAAAGGTGGTGGTTCCTTAACTGCTCTTCCAATCATCGAGACACAGGCTGGTGACGTTTCTGCATATATCCCGACTAACGTAATTTCAATTACAGATGGTCAGATCTTCCTTGAGACGAACCTTTTCAACTCAGGTATCCGTCCGGCGATCAACGTAGGTATTTCGGTATCTCGTGTGGGTGGTAACGCTCAGATCAAGGCGATGAAGAAAGTATCTGGTACACTGAAGCTTGACCAGGCGCAGTTCCGTGAACTGGAAGCGTTTGCAAAATTCGGTTCTGACCTGGATGCTGCTACCAAGCTTACAATTGAGCGTGGTCGTCGTAACCTGGAAATTCTGAAGCAGCCACAGTTCTCTCCGGTATCGGTTGAAGAGCAGGTAGCCATTATCTACTGTGCTACTAACGGTTTGCTGGATGATGTTCCGGTGAATGAGGTTAGAACTTTTGAGAAAGATTTCCTGCGTACCATGCGTGCTCAGCACGAAGGAACACTGAATGCTTTGTTAGCCGGTAAACTGGATGACGAAACAACAGGTGTTATCCGTCAGGTAGCAAGAGAGCTTTCAGCTAAATACAAGAAGTAATTTTTAAGTTATGCGTTAAGGGTTAAGGAGTATAAAACTTCTTAGCCTTTAACTTTTGCTCATAACAAAAACTATATGGCAAGTTTAAAAGAGGTTAGAAGCCGCATTACATCGGTATCGTCGACACAGCAGATTACGAAAGCCATGAAAATGGTGGCAGCTGCGAAGCTAAGACGTGCGCAGGATAACATTTTGCGTATGCGCCCTTACGCGCAACGCTTAAGCGGTATTCTTGCTAACCTGTCTTCGCTTACCGAAGGATCAGTAGAAAATAAATACTCTGTAAAACGTGAAGTGAACAGAGTGCTTATCATTGCTGTGACTTCAGACCGTGGTCTGGCTGGTGCTTTTAACTCAAACATTATTAAGGCTGTTACCACATTGGCTGCTACTAAGTATAGCCGCCAGCTGGAAGCCGGTAATGTTACCTTCTTAACAATAGGTAAAAAAGGTTTTGAGGCATTGACCAAGCGTGGCTTTAACGTAATAAGCGAGTACAATACGATCTTTACAAAGCTTTCTTTTGATACTGTTCGTGCAGCTGCAGAGCGTGCTATGGATGGTTTCGTAGACGGAGAGTTTGACCAGGTTGAGCTTGTTTATAATGAGTTTAAGAACGTGGCTACGCAGATTGTTCGTACAGAGCAATTCCTTCCTATTGAAGAGCAGCCTGTAGACGATAGCAAAGCAGCAACGCTTGTAGCCGATTATACATTCGAGCCATCCAAAGAAGAGATCATACAGGAGCTGATACCTAAGTCACTGAAGATCCAGGTTTACAAAGCTGTGCTTGAGTCGAATGCATCTGAGCATGGTGCCCGAATGACAGCGATGGACAAGGCAACTGAAAATGCCGGCGAACTGCTGAAGGAGTTGAAACTTACTTACAACAGGACGCGCCAGGCGGCCATCACGACGGAGA
This genomic interval carries:
- the atpA gene encoding F0F1 ATP synthase subunit alpha, whose product is MAEVRPDEVSAILREQLSNFRSEAELEEVGTVLQVGDGVARIYGLSKAQSGELLEFENGLQALVLNLEEDNVGAVMLGDYSEIKEGATVRRTNRIASVKVGDGIIGRVVNTLGQPIDGRGPIAGDLYEMPLERKAPGVIFRQPVNEPMQTGIKAIDSMIPIGRGQRELIIGDRQTGKSAVAIDTILNQREFFEKGKPVFCIYVAVGQKASTVAQVVKALTEGGAMDYTVVVAASASDPAPMQFFAPFTGAAIGEFFRDTGRPALVVYDDLSKQAVAYREVSLLLRRPPGREAYPGDVFYLHSRLLERAAKINASDEIASNMNDLPESIRHMVKGGGSLTALPIIETQAGDVSAYIPTNVISITDGQIFLETNLFNSGIRPAINVGISVSRVGGNAQIKAMKKVSGTLKLDQAQFRELEAFAKFGSDLDAATKLTIERGRRNLEILKQPQFSPVSVEEQVAIIYCATNGLLDDVPVNEVRTFEKDFLRTMRAQHEGTLNALLAGKLDDETTGVIRQVARELSAKYKK
- the atpG gene encoding ATP synthase F1 subunit gamma, which encodes MASLKEVRSRITSVSSTQQITKAMKMVAAAKLRRAQDNILRMRPYAQRLSGILANLSSLTEGSVENKYSVKREVNRVLIIAVTSDRGLAGAFNSNIIKAVTTLAATKYSRQLEAGNVTFLTIGKKGFEALTKRGFNVISEYNTIFTKLSFDTVRAAAERAMDGFVDGEFDQVELVYNEFKNVATQIVRTEQFLPIEEQPVDDSKAATLVADYTFEPSKEEIIQELIPKSLKIQVYKAVLESNASEHGARMTAMDKATENAGELLKELKLTYNRTRQAAITTEILEIVGGAEALASK